Proteins encoded within one genomic window of Burkholderiaceae bacterium:
- a CDS encoding Transcriptional regulator, AraC family: MPTAAASNASTNRTGPGPAARAATPMAFVRAVAAAYARYGLSPEAALQHARIAPGQLTQADARVTAAQFEALSAFAMRELDDEALGWFGRRLPWGSYGLLCRASVTAPTLGIALKRWCRQHRLLTDDVLLQFATGTSGARLCIDECRPLGELREFCLVTLLRNVLGFASWAIDSRIALRETAFPFPPPPHGSVYPLLFSGPVRFDAEAAGLVFDPSYLALPLVRDEAATRAMLQRALPLIVLPYRRDRLLVQQARQALAAHPARIRNADDLAALLHLSTRTLHRHLRDEGASLQQLKDQVRCERAKELLLRSDRPVKQVALAAGFRSEKSFLRAFRHWTGQSPGEFRQAAGGRPS; encoded by the coding sequence ATGCCAACCGCAGCCGCATCCAATGCGTCCACGAACCGGACCGGGCCCGGGCCGGCGGCACGTGCGGCCACGCCGATGGCGTTCGTGCGAGCGGTGGCGGCGGCCTATGCGCGCTACGGCCTGAGCCCGGAGGCCGCACTGCAGCACGCGCGCATCGCGCCGGGACAGCTGACGCAGGCCGATGCCCGCGTCACTGCCGCGCAGTTCGAGGCGCTGTCGGCGTTCGCGATGCGGGAGCTCGACGACGAAGCGCTCGGCTGGTTCGGCCGGCGCCTGCCATGGGGCAGCTATGGGCTACTGTGCCGCGCCAGCGTGACCGCGCCGACGCTGGGCATCGCGCTCAAGCGCTGGTGCCGGCAGCATCGGTTGCTGACCGACGACGTGCTGCTGCAGTTCGCCACCGGAACGTCCGGCGCGCGCCTCTGCATCGACGAATGCCGGCCGCTCGGCGAACTGCGCGAGTTTTGCCTGGTCACGCTGCTGCGCAATGTGCTGGGGTTCGCGTCCTGGGCGATCGATTCGCGCATTGCGCTGCGCGAGACCGCGTTCCCGTTCCCGCCGCCGCCGCATGGCTCCGTGTATCCGCTGCTGTTTTCAGGCCCGGTGCGGTTCGATGCCGAAGCAGCCGGACTGGTCTTCGACCCAAGCTATCTGGCGCTGCCGCTGGTGCGCGACGAAGCCGCAACGCGCGCGATGCTGCAGCGCGCGCTGCCGCTGATCGTGCTGCCGTACCGCCGCGACCGGTTGCTGGTCCAGCAGGCGCGCCAGGCGCTGGCCGCGCACCCGGCACGCATCCGCAATGCGGACGACCTGGCCGCGCTGCTGCACCTGTCGACGCGCACGCTGCACCGGCACCTGCGTGACGAGGGCGCGAGCCTGCAGCAATTGAAGGACCAGGTGCGCTGCGAACGCGCGAAGGAACTGCTGCTGCGCAGCGACCGGCCGGTGAAGCAAGTCGCGCTGGCGGCAGGTTTTCGCAGCGAGAAGAGCTTTCTGCGCGCATTCCGCCACTGGACCGGCCAGTCGCCGGGCGAATTCCGGCAGGCGGCTGGCGGACGCCCGTCCTAA
- a CDS encoding Acyl-CoA dehydrogenase, short-chain specific codes for MLLTQDQEMIRDAVRAFAQEQLWPNAPAWDRSHQFPKEQHKGLAALGAYGICVPEEFGGAGLDYLTLALVLEEIAAGDGGTSTAISVTNCPVNAILLRYGSAAQKKKWLSALAQGQLLGAFCLTEPQVGSDASGLRTTAVRDGDGYVINGVKQFITSGKNGQVAIVIAVTDRGAGKKGMSAFLVPTDAPGYVVARLEDKLGQHSSDTAQINFENCRVPAENLIGSEGEGYRIALGGLEGGRIGIAAQSVGMARSALDVAVAYAKERTSFGTSIINHQAVGFRLAECAMKIEAARQLIWHAASLRDAGRPCLKEAAMAKLFASEMAETVCSAAIQTLGGYGYVSDFPVERIYRDVRVCQIYEGTSDVQKILIQRAL; via the coding sequence ATGTTGTTGACCCAGGACCAGGAAATGATTCGCGACGCGGTGCGTGCGTTCGCGCAGGAGCAATTGTGGCCGAACGCGCCGGCCTGGGACCGTTCGCACCAGTTCCCGAAGGAGCAGCACAAGGGCCTGGCGGCACTCGGCGCTTACGGCATCTGCGTGCCCGAGGAATTCGGCGGCGCCGGGCTCGACTACCTGACGCTGGCGCTGGTGCTCGAAGAGATCGCGGCCGGCGACGGCGGCACCAGCACCGCGATCTCGGTCACGAACTGCCCGGTGAACGCGATCCTGCTGCGCTATGGCAGCGCAGCGCAAAAGAAGAAGTGGCTTAGCGCCCTGGCGCAAGGGCAACTGCTAGGCGCGTTCTGCCTGACCGAGCCGCAGGTCGGCTCGGACGCCTCGGGGCTGCGCACCACCGCGGTGCGCGACGGCGACGGTTACGTGATCAACGGCGTCAAGCAGTTCATCACCAGCGGCAAGAACGGCCAGGTCGCGATCGTGATCGCGGTCACCGATCGCGGCGCGGGCAAAAAGGGCATGAGCGCGTTCCTGGTGCCGACCGACGCGCCGGGCTATGTGGTCGCGCGGCTCGAGGACAAGCTCGGCCAGCACAGCAGCGACACCGCGCAGATCAATTTCGAGAACTGCCGTGTCCCGGCCGAGAACCTGATCGGCAGCGAAGGCGAGGGTTACCGGATCGCGCTCGGTGGCCTTGAGGGCGGTCGCATCGGCATCGCCGCGCAGAGCGTCGGCATGGCGCGCAGCGCGCTCGACGTGGCGGTGGCCTACGCGAAGGAACGCACGAGCTTCGGCACTTCCATCATCAATCACCAGGCAGTCGGCTTCCGGCTTGCGGAGTGCGCTATGAAAATAGAAGCAGCGCGGCAGTTGATCTGGCACGCCGCAAGCCTGCGCGACGCGGGCCGTCCGTGTCTCAAGGAGGCCGCGATGGCCAAGCTGTTCGCCAGCGAAATGGCCGAAACCGTGTGCAGCGCGGCGATCCAGACGCTGGGCGGCTATGGCTACGTCAGCGACTTTCCGGTGGAGCGCATCTACCGCGACGTGCGCGTGTGCCAGATCTACGAAGGCACGTCGGACGTGCAGAAGATTCTGATCCAGCGCGCGCTCTGA
- a CDS encoding Omega-amino acid--pyruvate aminotransferase yields MKPVSTVDTKHAAPPASPTRLDAAWLDAHWMPFTANREFKAHPRMIVEGSGAYYTDAEGRKIFDGLSGLWCTGLGHGRREISDAVAQAVSRLDYAPGFQFGHPASFALANKIRELTPAGLDYVLFTDSGSEAADTSLKMARAYWRVKGQAGKTRLIGREKGYHGVNYGGISVGGIGGNRKLFGQGVEADHIPHTQPPMGSFHRGMPADGGRALADRLLDVIALHDASTIAAVIVEPFAGSAGVVIPPQGYLQRIREICTQNNILLIFDEVITAFGRCGAWTGAEAFGVTPDILNFAKQVTNGAQPLGGVVATKEIYDTFMAAGGPDYLVEFPHGYTYSAHPVACAAGLAALDVLQKEDMPARAKALAPHFEQAVHGLKGAKHVADIRNYGLAAGFTIEALPGEPARRPYEIAMKCWAKGFYVRYGGDTIQLAPPFISTEAEIDRLVSALGDALAETA; encoded by the coding sequence ATGAAACCCGTGAGCACCGTCGACACCAAACACGCCGCGCCCCCCGCCAGCCCCACACGCCTGGACGCAGCCTGGCTGGACGCGCACTGGATGCCGTTCACCGCGAACCGCGAGTTCAAGGCGCATCCGCGCATGATCGTCGAGGGCAGCGGCGCCTACTACACCGACGCCGAAGGGCGCAAGATTTTCGACGGCCTGTCCGGCCTGTGGTGCACCGGCCTCGGCCATGGCCGGCGCGAAATCTCGGACGCCGTGGCCCAGGCAGTTTCGCGGCTGGACTATGCGCCGGGGTTCCAGTTCGGCCACCCGGCCTCGTTCGCGCTCGCGAACAAGATCCGGGAACTAACCCCGGCCGGGCTCGACTACGTGCTGTTCACCGACTCGGGCTCGGAAGCCGCCGACACCTCGCTGAAGATGGCGCGCGCCTACTGGCGCGTGAAGGGCCAAGCCGGCAAGACCCGGCTCATCGGTCGCGAGAAGGGCTACCACGGCGTGAACTACGGCGGCATCTCGGTCGGCGGCATCGGCGGTAACCGCAAGCTGTTCGGCCAGGGGGTCGAGGCCGACCATATTCCGCACACGCAGCCGCCGATGGGCTCGTTCCACCGCGGCATGCCGGCCGACGGCGGGCGCGCGCTCGCGGACCGGCTGCTCGATGTGATCGCGCTGCACGACGCGAGCACGATCGCCGCGGTGATCGTCGAGCCGTTCGCCGGTTCGGCCGGCGTCGTGATTCCGCCGCAGGGCTATCTGCAGCGCATCCGCGAGATCTGCACGCAGAACAACATCCTGCTGATCTTCGACGAGGTGATCACCGCGTTCGGCCGTTGCGGCGCCTGGACCGGCGCCGAGGCGTTCGGCGTCACGCCCGACATCCTGAACTTCGCGAAGCAGGTCACGAACGGCGCGCAGCCGCTCGGCGGCGTGGTCGCTACCAAGGAAATCTACGACACCTTCATGGCCGCCGGCGGTCCGGACTACCTGGTCGAATTCCCGCACGGCTACACCTATTCGGCGCACCCGGTCGCCTGCGCCGCCGGCCTCGCCGCGCTCGACGTGCTGCAGAAGGAAGACATGCCGGCCCGCGCGAAGGCACTGGCGCCGCACTTCGAGCAGGCGGTGCACGGCCTGAAGGGCGCAAAGCATGTCGCCGACATCCGCAACTACGGCCTGGCCGCGGGCTTCACGATCGAGGCGCTGCCCGGCGAGCCGGCGCGGCGTCCGTACGAGATCGCGATGAAATGCTGGGCGAAGGGCTTCTACGTGCGCTACGGCGGCGACACGATCCAGCTCGCGCCGCCGTTCATCAGCACCGAGGCGGAGATCGACCGGCTGGTCAGCGCTTTGGGTGACGCACTGGCGGAAACGGCCTGA
- a CDS encoding Rhodanese-related sulfurtransferase — protein MAITKGYKQLVDEAMAQVKTYSVAQVRARLGKPDVQIVDIRDVRELKDGTVAGALHAPRGMLEFWVDPASPYHKPVFADESKEFILFCGAGWRSALATKALQDMGMTNVAHIDGGWAEWVKQGAPTETLEQHRARRH, from the coding sequence ATGGCGATCACCAAGGGCTATAAGCAACTGGTCGACGAGGCGATGGCGCAGGTGAAGACCTACAGCGTGGCCCAGGTACGCGCACGCCTCGGCAAACCTGATGTGCAGATCGTCGACATCCGCGACGTGCGCGAACTGAAAGACGGCACCGTTGCCGGCGCGCTTCATGCGCCGCGCGGCATGCTCGAGTTCTGGGTCGATCCGGCCTCGCCGTACCACAAGCCGGTCTTTGCCGACGAGTCGAAGGAGTTCATCCTGTTCTGCGGCGCCGGCTGGCGCAGCGCGCTCGCGACCAAGGCGCTGCAGGACATGGGCATGACGAACGTCGCGCATATCGACGGCGGCTGGGCCGAATGGGTGAAGCAGGGCGCGCCGACCGAAACGCTGGAACAGCACAGGGCGCGCAGGCACTGA
- a CDS encoding Acetoacetyl-CoA synthetase [leucine] translates to MATPSLSQSYDRGTNDVPLIEQTIGDFFDAMAARQPQREALVSAHQKKRYSYAALAAESARLASALLRSGLAPGERVGIWSHNNVEWVLMQLATAKVGLILVNINPAYRTAELEYALNKVGCRALVTMARFKTSDYLGMLRELAPEHAHGVPGQLSSARLPHLRRVVWIDEPGQGEEQPGFQRFSELLASGDATDPSVAEVQKTLNATDPINIQFTSGTTGFPKGATLTHRNILNNGFFIGECMKLGPADRLCIPVPLYHCFGMVLGNLACVTHGSCIVYPNDAFDPLSVLETVQAEKCTGLHGVPTMFIAELDHPRFKEFDLSTLRTGIMAGSPCPTEVMKRVVSDMHMSEVTIAYGMTETSPVSCQSSTTTPLDKRVSTVGTVQPHIEIKIVDAESGATVAPGVSGEFCTRGYCVMHGYWEDEARTAEAIDKDGWMHTGDLATMDGEGYVNIVGRIKDMVIRGGENIYPREIEEFLYRHPKVQDVQVVGVPDKRFGEELCAWIIAKPGQSVTEDEIREFCKGQIAHYKVPRYIRFVTAFPMTITGKIQKFKIRDEMKAELGLADEKTA, encoded by the coding sequence ATGGCTACCCCCAGTCTTTCCCAGAGCTACGACCGCGGCACGAACGATGTACCGCTGATCGAGCAGACGATAGGCGACTTCTTCGACGCGATGGCGGCACGCCAGCCGCAGCGCGAGGCGCTGGTGAGCGCGCACCAGAAGAAGCGCTACAGCTACGCGGCGCTGGCGGCCGAGTCGGCCCGGCTCGCGAGCGCGCTGCTCCGCAGCGGACTCGCGCCGGGCGAGCGGGTCGGCATCTGGTCGCACAACAACGTCGAGTGGGTGCTGATGCAGCTCGCGACCGCGAAGGTCGGCCTGATCCTGGTCAACATCAATCCGGCGTACCGCACCGCGGAACTCGAATACGCTTTAAATAAGGTCGGCTGCCGCGCGCTGGTGACGATGGCGCGCTTCAAGACCAGCGACTACCTCGGCATGCTGCGCGAACTCGCGCCGGAACATGCGCATGGGGTGCCGGGCCAGCTGTCGTCGGCGCGGCTGCCGCATCTGCGCCGCGTGGTCTGGATCGACGAACCTGGCCAGGGCGAGGAGCAGCCGGGTTTTCAGAGGTTTTCCGAGCTTCTCGCCAGCGGCGACGCGACCGACCCGAGCGTGGCCGAGGTGCAGAAGACATTGAACGCGACCGATCCGATCAACATCCAGTTCACCAGCGGCACCACGGGCTTTCCGAAGGGCGCGACGCTGACGCACCGCAATATCCTGAACAACGGCTTCTTCATCGGCGAGTGCATGAAGCTCGGGCCGGCGGATCGGCTCTGCATTCCGGTGCCGCTGTACCACTGTTTCGGCATGGTGCTCGGGAATCTGGCCTGCGTGACGCACGGCAGTTGCATCGTGTATCCGAACGATGCATTCGACCCGCTCTCCGTGCTCGAGACGGTGCAGGCCGAGAAATGCACGGGGCTGCACGGCGTGCCGACGATGTTCATCGCCGAACTCGATCACCCGCGCTTCAAGGAATTCGATCTGTCCACGCTGCGCACCGGCATCATGGCCGGCAGTCCGTGCCCGACCGAGGTGATGAAGCGTGTCGTCAGCGACATGCACATGTCCGAGGTCACGATCGCCTACGGCATGACCGAGACCAGCCCGGTCAGCTGCCAGAGCTCGACCACGACGCCGCTCGACAAACGCGTCTCGACCGTCGGCACCGTGCAGCCGCACATCGAGATCAAGATCGTCGACGCGGAGAGCGGCGCGACCGTGGCGCCCGGCGTGTCCGGCGAGTTCTGCACCCGCGGCTACTGCGTGATGCACGGCTACTGGGAAGACGAGGCGCGCACCGCCGAGGCGATCGACAAGGACGGCTGGATGCACACCGGTGACCTCGCGACGATGGATGGCGAGGGTTACGTCAACATCGTCGGGCGCATCAAGGACATGGTGATTCGCGGCGGCGAGAACATCTATCCGCGCGAGATCGAGGAATTTTTGTACCGGCACCCGAAGGTGCAGGACGTGCAGGTGGTCGGCGTGCCCGACAAGCGCTTCGGTGAGGAACTGTGCGCGTGGATCATCGCCAAGCCCGGCCAGAGCGTGACCGAAGACGAGATCCGCGAGTTCTGCAAGGGCCAGATCGCGCACTACAAGGTGCCGCGCTACATCAGGTTCGTCACCGCGTTCCCGATGACCATCACCGGCAAGATCCAGAAGTTCAAGATCCGCGACGAAATGAAGGCGGAGCTCGGACTTGCCGATGAAAAAACGGCTTGA
- a CDS encoding Transcriptional regulator, LysR family — protein MQVKPPSPKHRALLGQLADMDLRLLQVFKSVVDCGGMAAAELELNIGTSTVSRHVKDLEVRLGLVLCRRGRGGFEVTAEGQRVYDETLRLLAAVEGFRGGIDDIHARLGGQLHVALFDKTASNPRARIGDAIARFTDLAPEVELQLHVASINAIERGIIDGTFGVGVIPTHRQSRSLQYAALFGETMLLYCGARHPLFEADHSSLDWDALRGWQFAGLGYHSPNMELSHSARLPRKATGFDQEAIATLILSGRFLGFLPDHYAEAFERRGWMRAVRPELLRYLCSFVSVVRRAPRCARVAQTFHDCLVQAHAAGSS, from the coding sequence ATGCAAGTAAAGCCCCCGTCGCCAAAGCACCGCGCGCTGCTCGGCCAGCTCGCCGACATGGACCTGCGGTTGCTGCAGGTGTTCAAGAGCGTGGTCGACTGCGGCGGCATGGCGGCGGCCGAGCTGGAGCTCAACATCGGCACCTCGACGGTGAGCCGGCACGTGAAGGACCTGGAAGTGCGGCTCGGGCTGGTGCTGTGCCGGCGCGGGCGCGGCGGGTTCGAGGTGACCGCCGAAGGCCAGCGCGTGTACGACGAAACGCTGCGCCTGCTGGCCGCGGTCGAGGGTTTTCGCGGCGGCATCGACGACATTCACGCGCGCCTCGGTGGCCAGTTGCACGTGGCGCTGTTCGACAAGACCGCGAGCAACCCGCGCGCGCGCATCGGCGATGCGATCGCGCGGTTCACTGATCTCGCGCCCGAGGTCGAACTGCAGCTGCATGTGGCGTCGATCAACGCGATCGAGCGCGGCATCATCGACGGCACATTCGGCGTCGGCGTGATCCCGACGCACCGCCAGTCGCGCAGCCTGCAGTACGCCGCGCTGTTCGGCGAGACCATGCTGCTGTATTGCGGCGCGCGGCATCCGCTGTTCGAAGCGGACCATTCTTCGCTCGACTGGGACGCCTTGCGCGGCTGGCAGTTCGCCGGTCTCGGCTACCATTCGCCGAACATGGAGCTCAGCCACAGCGCGCGCCTGCCGCGCAAGGCGACCGGGTTCGACCAGGAGGCGATCGCGACGCTGATCCTGTCGGGCCGGTTCCTCGGCTTCCTGCCGGATCACTACGCCGAGGCATTCGAGCGGCGCGGCTGGATGCGCGCGGTGCGGCCCGAACTGCTCCGCTACCTGTGCAGCTTCGTCAGCGTGGTGCGGCGCGCGCCGCGCTGCGCGCGCGTCGCGCAGACCTTTCACGACTGTCTGGTACAGGCGCACGCGGCCGGCAGTAGTTAG